One part of the Pogoniulus pusillus isolate bPogPus1 chromosome 8, bPogPus1.pri, whole genome shotgun sequence genome encodes these proteins:
- the GPSM2 gene encoding G-protein-signaling modulator 2 yields the protein MEENNVSISMPEDRSFHVRYRMEASCLELALEGERLCKAGDCRAGVSFFEAAVQVGTEDLKTLSAIYSQLGNAYFYLHEYAKALEYHHHDLTLARTIGDLLGEAKASGNLGNTLKVLGNFEEAIVCCQRHLDISRELNDKVGEARALYNLGNVYHSKGKNAASAGTHDPGELPDDVKNALQKAANYYEENLTLVTELGDRAAQGRAFGNLGNTHYLLGNFRSAVLAHEQRLLIAKEFGDRSAERRAYSNLGNAHIFLGEFETASEYYKRTLQLARQLKDRAVEAQACYSLGNTYTLLQDYEKAIDYHLKHLVIAQELNDKIGEGRACWSLGNAYTALGNHDQAMHFAERHLEISREVGDRSGELTARLNLSDLQMVLGLSYSTNTSMMSESHMADNSLNGTRPRVGRRHSMENMELMKLTPEKVQNWNSEILAKQKPLVAKPSAKLHFVNRLKGKKYKMGSTSKVLQDASNSIEHRLPNSQRKNSRETMADEGFFDLLSRFQSNRMDDQRCFFQERTRFSAASMTTPSTPPKTMRKSFSTSVVSPHTDEFLDLLASSQSRRLDDQRASFTNLPGLRLNQHNSHSVLGHLMASSNRELDEDFFDILVKCQGSRLDDQRCAPPSSAKGPTVPDEDFFSLILRSQAKRMDEQRVHLPSAIKEPSSS from the exons ATGGAGGAAAATAATGTTTCGATAAGCATGCCTGAAGATCGTTCCTTTCATGTGCGATACAG GATGGAGGCTTCCTGCCTAGAGCTGGCTCTGGAAGGTGAGCGCCTGTGTAAAGCAGGGGACTGCCGAGCTGGTGTGTCCTTCTTTGAAGCAGCTGTTCAGGTTGGAACTGAAGATTTAAAAACACTCAGTGCTATTTACAGCCAGCTAGGCAATGCCTATTTCTACTTACATGAATATGCAAAGGCCTTGGAATACCATCACCATGATTTAACTCTTGCAAG GACAATTGGAGATCTACTGGGAGAAGCTAAGGCTAGTGGGAATCTTGGCAACACATTAAAGGTACTTGGGAATTTCGAAGAAGCTATAGTTTGTTGTCAGAGAcacttggatatctccagagagcttAATGATAAG gttggagaagcAAGAGCACTCTATAATCTGGGAAATGTCTATCACTCTAAAGGGAAAAATGCAGCTAGTGCTGGGACTCACGACCCAGGGGAACTTCCAGATGATGTGAAAAATGCTTTACAAAAAGCTGCCAATTATTATGA GGAAAACCTTACACTGGTGACAGAGCTGGGAGACAGAGCAGCACAAGGGCGTGCCTTTGGGAACTTGGGAAACACACACTATCTGCTGGGCAACTTCAGGAGTGCAGTTCTAGCCCACGAACAG CGTCTCCTCATCGCAAAAGAGTTTGGGGACAGGTCAGCGGAAAGGAGAGCGTACAGCAACCTCGGCAATGCCCACATCTTCCTGGGGGAGTTTGAAACCGCTTCGGAATACTACAA GAGGACCTTACAGCTGGCTCGACAACTTAAAGACAGAGCTGTGGAAGCACAGGCCTGCTACAGCCTTGGGAACACATACACTTTGCTTCAAGACTATGAAAAAGCAATTGATTATCATTTGAAACACCTTGTGATTGCTCAGGAATTAAATGATAA AATTGGTGAAGGAAGAGCATGCTGGAGTCTAGGCAATGCATATACTGCTCTGGGAAATCATGACCAAGCTATGCATTTTGCAGAAAGGCACTTGGAGATTTCAAGAGAG GTAGGAGACAGGAGTGGGGAACTCACTGCTAGACTTAATCTCTCAGATCTTCAAATGGTTCTCGGGTTAAGCTACAGCACAAACACCTCCATGATGTCAGAAAGCCACATGGCAGATAACAGCTTGAACG GTACTAGACCAAGAGTAGGACGCCGCCACAGTATGGAGAACATGGAACTTATGAAATTAACACCAGAAAAG GTTCAGAACTGGAACAGTGAGATTCTTGCTAAACAGAAGCCGCTGGTTGCCAAACCTTCAGCAAAGCTGCATTTTGTAAACCGACTGAAAGGCAAAAAGTACAAAATGGGCAGCACGTCCAAGGTCCTGCAGGATGCCAGCAACTCCATTGAGCATCGACTTCCCAACTCTCAGAGG aAAAACAGTCGAGAGACAATGGCAGATGAAGGGTTTTTTGATCTACTGAGCCGATTCCAGAGCAACAGGATGGATGATCAGAGGTGCTTCTTCCAGGAGAGGACCAGATTCTCAGCTGCTTCCATGACCACACCCTCTACTCCACCTAAAACAATGAGAAAAT ccttttcTACTTCTGTGGTCTCACCCCACACAGATGAatttcttgacctgctggccagctCGCAGAGCCGCCGCCTGGATGACCAACGTGCCAGCTTCACTAATCTCCCTGGGCTTCGTCTGAACCAACACAACAGCCACTCAGTCCTGGGTCACCTCATGGCCAGCAGCAACAGAGAACTCGACGAGGACTTCTTCGACATATTGGTCAAATGCCAG GGTTCCAGACTGGACGATCAAAGATGTGCTCCTCCATCATCTGCAAAGGGACCAACTGTACCAGATGAGGATTTTTTCAGCCTAATTTTGCGATCACAAGCTAAGAGAATGGATGAACAGAGAGTCCATTTACCATCAGCTATAAAGGAACCAAGTTCTAGCTGA